The following coding sequences lie in one Rutidosis leptorrhynchoides isolate AG116_Rl617_1_P2 chromosome 4, CSIRO_AGI_Rlap_v1, whole genome shotgun sequence genomic window:
- the LOC139844451 gene encoding G-type lectin S-receptor-like serine/threonine-protein kinase LECRK3: MNDTGNFVLVSNDSSNLWESFKSPSDTLLPTQVMNLGFVMNSKMSRTNFSGGRFQLRLLPDGNLVLNGRDIASDVAYNAYYISGTYDSSNSTNSGDQLIFDANGYLYILRKNGQTFDVGPRQTVPSGDYYIRATLDFDGVFTLYYRAKNSVANTSWSVAWLEPENICAAMRADNVGSGACGFNSVCRLDGASRPICECPEGFSLLDPKDPYGDCKFNFIPNCNEKESDYEEHIDFIELVNINWPFADYLKLLSGSMNECKELCLYDCFCAVAVYDGTNCWKKRLPLAHGWMNDTELGWAFVKFRKTELPSNNPTQFRERTKGQKTVITVVSALLGSSVFVNVILVGAICLGFVLSYKKGYNQVDKVVETNLTCFSYNELVEATNGFKEQLGKGSFGIVFKGTLGTKTVAVKKLTTLVEDGDKEFKNEVDIIAKTHHRNLVQLLGYCDEGQQRLLVYDYMSNGTLATFLFGDERPSWEQRSNIALGIAKGLAYLHEECCTQIIHCDIKPQNILLDEYFNPKIADFGLVKLLKMNESRTNTGIRGTKGYVAPEWFRNTPVTAKVDVYSFGVLLLEIVSCRKSVKEYESGNEYGAILTDWAWDCFHDKTLDALVGNDLEALDDYKRLTAFVMVGLSCVQETPSMRPIMRNIIQMLEGVVEVNEPPCAYPFSITSN, translated from the coding sequence GTACTTGTTAGTAACGATTCAAGCAATCTATGGGAGAGTTTTAAATCTCCATCTGATACCTTGTTACCTACTCAAGTTATGAATTTAGGGTTTGTGATGAATTCGAAGATGAGCAGGACGAATTTTAGTGGCGGACGATTTCAGTTACGCTTGCTTCCAGATGGGAATCTTGTTCTTAACGGTAGAGATATAGCTTCTGATGTCGCTTATAATGCGTACTACATCAGCGGTACGTATGATTCTTCGAACTCAACAAACAGTGGTGATCAGTTGATATTTGATGCAAATGGATACTTGTATATATTGAGGAAAAACGGTCAAACATTTGACGTTGGCCCACGACAAACAGTTCCGTCTGGCGATTATTATATCCGGGCCACGCTTGATTTCGATGGAGTGTTTACGCTGTACTATCGAGCCAAAAATAGTGTCGCTAACACGAGCTGGAGTGTCGCATGGCTGGAGCCGGAAAATATATGTGCAGCTATGAGGGCGGATAATGTAGGAAGTGGTGCTTGTGGGTTCAATAGTGTTTGCAGGCTCGATGGTGCGAGCCGACCTATCTGTGAATGTCCGGAAGGGTTTTCTTTACTGGATCCAAAAGATCCGTATGGTGACTGTAAATTTAATTTCATTCCAAATTGTAACGAAAAGGAGTCAGATTATGAAGAACATATCGATTTCATAGAGCTTGTGAACATAAATTGGCCGTTTGCGGACTACCTGAAATTACTTTCAGGTAGCATGAATGAATGTAAAGAATTATGCTTGTATGATTGCTTTTGTGCAGTGGCAGTTTATGATGGAACTAACTGTTGGAAGAAGAGGTTGCCGCTTGCGCACGGATGGATGAATGATACGGAACTTGGGTGGGCGTTCGTGAAATTTAGAAAAACCGAACTTCCTTCAAATAACCCGACCCAGTTTCGAGAGAGGACGAAAGGCCAGAAAACGGTTATTACCGTAGTATCGGCCCTTTTAGGTAGCTCTGTGTTTGTAAATGTCATATTAGTTGGAGCTATCTGTCTTGGTTTTGTTCTGAGCTACAAAAAAGGTTATAACCAAGTTGATAAGGTTGTCGAAACCAATCTGACTTGTTTTTCGTATAACGAGCTCGTTGAGGCTACGAACGGGTTCAAGGAACAACTGGGAAAGGGCTCTTTTGGGATAGTCTTTAAAGGGACGTTAGGAACGAAGACTGTTGCGGTCAAGAAGTTGACTACATTGGTCGAAGATGGCGACAAAGAATTTAAAAATGAGGTTGACATTATCGCGAAAACTCATCATAGAAATTTAGTACAACTTCTTGGCTACTGTGATGAAGGTCAGCAAAGGCTATTAGTTTACGACTACATGAGCAACGGAACGTTGGCAACGTTTCTTTTTGGAGACGAGCGACCGAGTTGGGAACAGCGGAGCAACATCGCGTTAGGTATCGCAAAGGGACTAGCGTATCTTCATGAAGAGTGTTGTACGCAGATCATCCATTGTGATATAAAGCCTCAAAATATACTTCTTGATGAGTATTTTAATCCTAAAATTGCGGACTTTGGATTGGTGAAACTTTTGAAGATGAATGAGAGCCGAACGAATACAGGAATACGAGGAACTAAAGGTTATGTAGCTCCAGAATGGTTTAGGAATACACCAGTTACCGCGAAAGTTGATGTGTATAGCTTTGGTGTGTTGTTACTTGAGATTGTTTCATGTCGAAAAAGTGTGAAGGAATATGAGAGTGGGAATGAATATGGAGCGATCTTGACTGATTGGGCATGGGACTGTTTTCACGATAAAACTTTGGATGCGTTGGTTGGGAACGATTTGGAGGCTTTAGACGACTACAAGAGGCTAACCGCGTTTGTGATGGTTGGTCTTTCGTGCGTCCAAGAAACCCCGTC